In one window of Hevea brasiliensis isolate MT/VB/25A 57/8 chromosome 10, ASM3005281v1, whole genome shotgun sequence DNA:
- the LOC110646031 gene encoding very-long-chain 3-oxoacyl-CoA reductase 1, translated as MELCFVDKLKEQPYWLLVLFTMGSLSVLKFFFAFLKWVYVNFLRPAKNLKKYGSWALVTGPTDGIGKGFAFQLARKGINLVLVGRNPDKLKDVSDSIQSKHGKVQIKTVVVDFSGDINEGVKKIQETIEGLDVGVLINNVGVSYPYARFFHEVDEELLKNLIKVNVEGTTKVTQAVLPGMLKRKKGAIVNMGSGAAVVIPSDPLYAVYAATKAYIDQFSRCLYVEYKKSGIDVQCQVPLYVATKMASIRRSSFFIPSTDGYARAGLRWIGHEPRCTPYWPHSLLWGLLYALPESIIDAWRLRFCLGIRKKGQQKDSRKEE; from the exons ATGGAGCTTTGTTTTGTAGATAAGCTCAAAGAACAGCCTTACTGGCTTCTTGTGTTATTCACTATGGGTTCTTTATCAGTTTTGAAATTCTTCTTCGCTTTCCTCAAATGGGTTTACGTCAATTTCCTCAGGCCGGCCAAGAATCTGAAGAAATATGGATCATGGGCTCTCGTAACCGGACCTACTGACGGTATTGGCAAAGGTTTCGCTTTTCAATTGGCTCGAAAGGGTATCAATCTGGTATTGGTTGGTCGAAATCCCGATAAGCTCAAAGATGTTTCGGATTCTATTCAGTCCAAACATGGCAAGGTCCAAATCAAGACCGTTGTTGTTGATTTCAGCGGCGATATCAATGAGGGTGTTAAGAAAATTCAGGAGACTATTGAAGGATTGGATGTTGGTGTCTTGATTAATAACGTTGGGGTTTCATATCCCTACGCGAGGTTTTTCCATGAGGTGGATGAGGAGTTGTTGAAGAACTTGATCAAAGTAAACGTTGAAGGCACTACTAAAGTTACACAAGCTGTTTTACCTGGTATGTTGAAGAGGAAGAAGGGTGCTATAGTTAATATGGGTTCTGGCGCAGCAGTTGTCATTCCTTCTGATCCTCTCTATGCGGTTTATGCTGCCACCAAAGC GTATATAGATCAGTTCTCCAGGTGCCTTTATGTTGAATACAAGAAAAGTGGGATCGATGTGCAGTGTCAG GTTCCTCTCTATGTGGCAACAAAGATGGCATCAATTAGGAGATCTTCCTTCTTCATTCCATCAACAGATGGCTATGCCCGGGCAGGTTTGCGATGGATAGGCCATGAACCTCGTTGCACACCTTACTGGCCCCATTCTCTTCTTTGGGGCTTGTTATATGCATTGCCTGAATCCATTATTGATGCATGGCGACTCCGCTTTTGCCTTGGGATTCGAAAGAAAGGACAACAGAAGGATTCTAGGAAGGAGGAGTAA
- the LOC110646036 gene encoding very-long-chain 3-oxoacyl-CoA reductase 1 produces MELLDIIVITFSYLGFVSLCKNIVRFCRWVWVMFLRPPKNLKESYGSWAVVTGSTDGIGKALAFELASKGLNLVLVGRNPSKLEATAKEIRARNGKNNDQLQIKTSVIDLARSNGEEISRAIEECIEGLDIGVVINNAGLAYPYSRFFHEVDLELMESIIKVNAEAATWVTRSVIPVMLKKKKGAIVNIGSASSVAIPSYPLNAIYASTKAYLAMLSNCISLEYKHQGIDIQCQIPMLVATKLIRIKKSSLMVASPEKYAKASIRWIGYERICCPFWSHSVQWFILQALPDALLNWSLFRYYLGMRSMGLKKDSSRAKGN; encoded by the exons ATGGAATTGCTAGATATCATCGTAATAACCTTCAGTTACCTAGGTTTCGTTTCTCTCTGCAAAAATATTGTGAGATTTTGCAGGTGGGTATGGGTCATGTTCTTGAGGCCACCAAAGAATTTGAAGGAATCCTATGGTTCATGGGCAGTAGTCACTGGTTCCACTGATGGAATTGGCAAGGCTCTTGCATTCGAGCTCGCATCAAAGGGTCTGAATCTAGTTCTGGTGGGTCGAAACCCTTCGAAACTTGAAGCCACAGCTAAAGAAATACgagcaagaaatggcaagaataaTGATCAACTGCAGATAAAAACAAGCGTCATAGATCTTGCAAGGTCTAATGGAGAGGAGATATCAAGGGCAATAGAGGAGTGTATTGAAGGGTTAGATATTGGTGTTGTGATAAATAATGCAGGATTGGCCTACCCTTATTCCAGGTTCTTTCATGAGGTTGATTTGGAGCTGATGGAAAGCATTATCAAGGTGAATGCAGAGGCAGCAACTTGGGTCACTAGGTCAGTGATTCCTGTGatgttgaagaagaagaaaggtgCAATCGTTAATATTGGGTCTGCATCATCTGTAGCCATCCCTTCGTACCCATTAAATGCCATCTATGCCTCCACCAAAGC GTACCTAGCAATGCTTTCAAACTGCATCAGTTTAGAATACAAGCATCAGGGAATTGATATTCAGTGCCAG ATTCCTATGCTTGTAGCTACAAAGTTGATAAGGATAAAGAAATCAAGCTTGATGGTTGCATCACCTGAGAAATATGCCAAAGCAAGCATAAGATGGATTGGTTATGAGAGAATATGCTGCCCCTTTTGGTCACATTCTGTGCAGTGGTTCATTCTCCAAGCATTGCCTGATGCTTTACTAAATTGGTCTCTTTTCCGATACTATCTTGGAATGCGCAGCATGGGACTAAAGAAGGACTCCTCGAGAGCCAAGGGAAATTAG